In Actinomadura citrea, a single window of DNA contains:
- a CDS encoding ABC transporter permease — translation MGVLPWVWWYGFRRHTAYPFGSLTESLTNTMFGFLRAYVLLALWDVRPSLGGYAAADAVTFCFVTQALIGPVQIFGGMELTERIRSGDVAIDLHRPAGLQGWWLAHDLGRAASSLVLRAGPPLLAGALVFPFRWPAPAHLAAFAVAVVLATVVSFGLRYLVAMGMFWLHDDRGLSAVTLVMSLFFSGMILPLVVFPGRLGRIAELLPWAAQIQVPADVFLGRYDGAGLAGALAFQAGWAAVLLGAGALVTRAARRRLVVHGG, via the coding sequence GTGGGCGTTCTTCCGTGGGTGTGGTGGTACGGGTTCCGCCGCCACACCGCCTATCCGTTCGGATCCCTGACCGAGTCGCTCACCAACACGATGTTCGGCTTCCTGCGCGCCTACGTTCTGCTGGCGCTGTGGGACGTCCGGCCGTCGCTCGGCGGGTACGCGGCCGCCGACGCCGTGACCTTCTGCTTCGTCACCCAGGCGCTGATCGGGCCGGTGCAGATCTTCGGCGGGATGGAGCTGACCGAGCGCATCCGCAGCGGGGACGTCGCGATCGACCTGCACCGGCCCGCCGGGCTGCAGGGCTGGTGGCTGGCCCACGACCTCGGCCGCGCGGCGAGTTCGCTGGTGCTGCGCGCGGGACCGCCGCTGCTGGCCGGCGCACTGGTGTTCCCCTTCCGGTGGCCGGCTCCGGCGCACCTGGCCGCGTTCGCGGTGGCGGTGGTCCTCGCGACGGTGGTGAGCTTCGGGCTGCGCTACCTGGTGGCGATGGGGATGTTCTGGCTGCACGACGACCGCGGCCTGAGCGCCGTCACGCTCGTGATGTCGCTGTTCTTCTCCGGGATGATCCTGCCGCTCGTCGTGTTCCCCGGCAGGCTCGGCCGGATCGCCGAACTCCTGCCGTGGGCGGCGCAGATCCAGGTGCCGGCGGACGTGTTCCTCGGCCGGTACGACGGCGCCGGCCTGGCCGGCGCGCTGGCGTTCCAGGCGGGGTGGGCGGCCGTCCTGCTCGGGGCGGGCGCCCTGGTCACGCGGGCGGCCCGGCGGAG
- a CDS encoding M1 family metallopeptidase codes for MARHPRFIRSRAIPGRMLPLAVAAVSVVALAPAASADGQGHHGRFTPGAPGVGDSYFPLEGNGGYDVRHYSLALSYDPDYDQLDGTVTVTARATQDLSRFDLDLSGMDVDKVWVDRHQARYQRRGQELVITPRQGLRKGRTFTAVIRYGGVPQTIVGSPIVFGSPYGFLHTPDGAFVGGEPNGASTWFPVNDHPSDKATYDYTITVPKGLTAVANGRPAGHRTAVAGFSRRASKTRAEVFKWREDSPMASYLTTIDIGRWDVRQGRTPRGVPNYTAVDPELLAAQPDAVSFFYDTTSEVTDLWSKTFGEYAFGSTGAIADDARFNGQPLGFSLETQSKPVYSAVRSTGTIAHELAHQWYGDAVSPARWKDVWLNESFATWAAWYYNEVHGRQTVHDAARATYAARPFPDREGRPYWSVLTADPQRDTMFNDRVYSGGGMMLQFLREKIGDDRFFTLLRTWYAQHKYGNARTEQFTALAQRVAGQDLSGFFKDWLYSPVKPDIPQD; via the coding sequence ATGGCGCGTCACCCCCGGTTCATCCGGTCCCGGGCGATCCCCGGCCGGATGCTGCCGCTCGCCGTCGCCGCGGTGAGCGTCGTCGCGCTCGCGCCCGCCGCCTCCGCGGACGGGCAGGGCCACCACGGGCGCTTCACCCCCGGCGCCCCCGGTGTCGGCGACTCCTACTTCCCGCTGGAGGGCAACGGCGGCTACGACGTCCGGCACTACTCGCTGGCCCTGAGCTACGACCCCGACTACGACCAGCTCGACGGCACCGTGACCGTCACCGCGCGCGCCACCCAGGACCTGTCGCGGTTCGACCTCGACCTGTCCGGGATGGACGTCGACAAGGTCTGGGTCGACCGGCACCAGGCCCGCTACCAGCGGCGCGGCCAGGAGCTGGTCATCACGCCGCGGCAGGGGTTGCGCAAGGGGCGGACCTTCACCGCCGTCATCAGGTACGGCGGCGTGCCGCAGACCATCGTGGGCTCGCCGATCGTCTTCGGCTCCCCCTACGGCTTCCTGCACACCCCCGACGGCGCGTTCGTCGGAGGCGAGCCGAACGGCGCCAGCACCTGGTTCCCCGTCAACGACCACCCGAGCGACAAGGCCACCTACGACTACACGATCACGGTGCCGAAGGGCCTGACCGCCGTCGCCAACGGCCGCCCGGCGGGGCACCGCACCGCCGTCGCCGGCTTCAGCCGCCGCGCGTCCAAGACCCGCGCCGAGGTCTTCAAGTGGCGCGAGGACAGCCCGATGGCGAGCTACCTCACCACGATCGACATCGGCAGGTGGGACGTGCGGCAGGGCCGCACGCCCCGGGGCGTCCCCAACTACACGGCCGTCGACCCCGAGCTGCTCGCCGCCCAGCCGGACGCGGTGAGCTTCTTCTACGACACCACCAGCGAGGTCACCGACCTCTGGTCCAAGACGTTCGGGGAGTACGCGTTCGGCAGCACCGGCGCGATCGCCGACGACGCCCGCTTCAACGGCCAGCCGCTCGGCTTCTCCCTGGAGACGCAGAGCAAGCCCGTGTACTCGGCCGTGCGCAGCACCGGCACGATCGCGCACGAGCTGGCGCACCAGTGGTACGGGGACGCGGTCTCGCCCGCGCGGTGGAAGGACGTGTGGCTGAACGAGAGCTTCGCCACCTGGGCCGCCTGGTACTACAACGAGGTCCACGGCCGCCAGACCGTGCACGACGCGGCCCGCGCCACCTACGCCGCCCGGCCGTTCCCCGACCGTGAGGGCCGCCCGTACTGGTCGGTGCTCACCGCCGACCCGCAGCGCGACACCATGTTCAACGACCGCGTCTACAGCGGCGGCGGCATGATGCTGCAGTTCCTCCGGGAGAAGATCGGTGACGACAGGTTCTTCACCCTGCTCCGGACCTGGTACGCGCAGCACAAGTACGGCAACGCCAGGACCGAGCAGTTCACGGCGCTGGCCCAGCGGGTCGCCGGGCAGGACCTGAGCGGGTTCTTCAAGGACTGGCTCTACTCCCCCGTCAAGCCCGACATCCCGCAGGACTGA
- the aceA gene encoding isocitrate lyase: protein MSDSRLKGAAEELQRQWETDPRWQGIERTYTAEDVVRIRGSVQEEHTLARLGAERLWTLLHEEDYVHSLGALTGLQAVQQVKAGLKAIYLSGWQVAADANLAGQTYPDQSIYPANSVPSVVRRINNALLRADQVQWAEGEGDTHFLAPIVADAEAGFGGVLNAFELMKGMIAAGAAGVHWEDQLASEKKCGHLGGKVLIPTSQHIKTLNTARLAADISGVPSLIIARTDAEAATLITTDVDERDREFTTGERTAEGFYRVRNGIEPCIARAKAYAPHSDLIWMETGTPDLEQARRFAEAVKAEYPDQMLAYNCSPSFNWKAHLDDATIAKFQRELGHMGFKFQFITLAGFHALNYGMFDLAHGYAREGMTAYVDLQEREFAAAEKGFTAVKHQREAGTGYFDLVSTAINPDSSTTALKGSTEEGQFH from the coding sequence ATCGGTCCAGGAGGAGCACACCCTCGCGCGTCTCGGCGCGGAGCGGCTGTGGACCCTCCTGCACGAGGAGGACTACGTCCACTCCCTCGGCGCGCTGACCGGTCTGCAGGCCGTCCAGCAGGTCAAGGCGGGCCTGAAGGCCATCTACCTGTCCGGCTGGCAGGTCGCGGCGGACGCGAACCTGGCAGGCCAGACCTACCCGGACCAGAGCATCTACCCGGCGAACTCGGTTCCGTCCGTCGTGCGCCGGATCAACAACGCGCTGCTGCGCGCCGACCAGGTGCAGTGGGCCGAGGGTGAGGGCGACACGCACTTCCTCGCCCCGATCGTGGCCGACGCCGAGGCCGGCTTCGGCGGCGTGCTGAACGCCTTCGAGCTGATGAAGGGCATGATCGCCGCAGGCGCCGCGGGCGTGCACTGGGAGGACCAGCTGGCCTCCGAGAAGAAGTGCGGCCACCTCGGCGGCAAGGTCCTCATCCCGACCTCGCAGCACATCAAGACCCTCAACACCGCTCGCCTCGCCGCGGACATCTCGGGCGTGCCGTCTCTGATCATCGCGCGGACCGACGCCGAGGCCGCGACCCTGATCACGACGGACGTGGACGAGCGCGACCGCGAGTTCACCACCGGCGAGCGCACCGCCGAGGGCTTCTACCGCGTCCGCAACGGCATCGAGCCCTGCATCGCCCGCGCCAAGGCCTACGCGCCGCACTCCGACCTCATCTGGATGGAGACCGGCACCCCGGACCTGGAGCAGGCGCGCAGGTTCGCCGAGGCCGTGAAGGCCGAGTACCCGGACCAGATGCTCGCCTACAACTGCTCGCCGTCCTTCAACTGGAAGGCGCACCTGGACGACGCGACCATCGCCAAGTTCCAGCGCGAGCTCGGCCACATGGGCTTCAAGTTCCAGTTCATCACCCTGGCCGGGTTCCACGCGCTCAACTACGGCATGTTCGACCTGGCGCACGGCTACGCCCGCGAGGGCATGACGGCCTACGTCGACCTGCAGGAGCGCGAGTTCGCGGCGGCCGAGAAGGGCTTCACCGCGGTCAAGCACCAGCGCGAGGCCGGCACCGGCTACTTCGACCTGGTCAGCACCGCGATCAACCCCGACTCCTCCACCACCGCCCTGAAGGGCTCGACGGAAGAGGGCCAGTTCCACTGA